A region of the Leptolyngbya subtilissima AS-A7 genome:
GACGATCGCCCACACCCTGGGCTGGACGCCCAAAAAAGTGCAGCGCAACTGGACCAAAGTACTCAAGCTGGCCTGGACCTTTCGCAACCAGGTGCGAGGGGCGGAGGCGGGCTAACCGGCGATCGCCTCTTCCCCGGTGCCTGGCGGCTCAAATTTGTAGCCCACGCCCCGCACCGTTTGAATTAGGGCCGGTTGGGTCGTGTCTTTCTCAATTTTCTTGCGAATCTGACCAACATGCACATCTACCACGCGCTGATCGCCGACGTAGTCGTAGTCCCAAACCTTTTGAATCAGCTCTGCCCGCCGCCACACGCGTCCGGGATGACTGGCCAAAAAGTGAAGCAGATCAAACTCCAGCGCCGTCAGAGGTACCATTTCGTCGTTGAGCATCACCTCTCGCCGCACGGGGTCAATGGCCAAACTGTTGAAGGTTAGACACTGCTGTTCTGCCGCCGTGACCGGGCGCTGGCGCTTGAGAATAGCGCCTACCCGCACCTCTAGCTCACCCAGGCTAAAAGGCTTGGTGAGATAGTCGTCGGCCCCTTCGTTAAATCCTCGAATTTTATCCGACTCGTCGGTACGGCTCGTGAGCATGAGCACAAACACTCCAGTCCGCGACTGCATCTCTTTACACAGGTCGTAGCCGTTGGTGTCGGGCAGGTTGAGGTCGAGAATGACTAGGTCAGGGGTGAACTGCTCAAACACCGCCAGAGCCTTCTTACCATCCTCTGCCGACTCCATTTCATAGTTCTGCTTAGCCAGGAACCGATGAATTAGGTTGCGAATTGCGGGGTCGTCATCGACAACAAGGATCTTGGCTTCCGCCATAGTCGTACCTTTATGTAAAGTTGGCTAATCAGGATGATGGTCAGGAACCCTCGAAGGGCAAGTTCACCAGCCGTGGTGCCCAATGCCCTTCTAGTGCTTTTCAAGCCTGTTGTGCGACATCAGTAATAAACTCACAAATAATTTCCTAGCTTACTCGAGAACTTTATGAAGTTACCACCCCAGCAGCCCGCCGCCACAGTTTGGGCCCCTGGGCATCAGTGAAATCACGGCTATCGACGAGGCGATCGCACCTTACCGCCCATCAGCCCCAGCAGCGGGCCTAAAATTAGCCCAAACACAAACCCTCCTGAGTGCGCCCAGTAGGCTACTCCGCCACCCGAACCCGCTTCGCTGCCAAGGCTAGCGATGCTAAACAGCGCCTGCTGCACAAACCAGAATCCCAAGAAAAAAACCGCCGGAATCCGAACGGTGGTGAAAATGATAATCAGCGGAATTAAGGTGACGATCCGGGCCCGGGGAAACCGCAGAATATAGGCCCCCATCACCCCGGCGATCGCCCCGCTAGCCCCAATAGTTGGCAACGCCGAGGACGGATCAAAAATCCATTGGGTCAGCCCCGCTAAAGCTCCACAACCCAGATAAAAGATCAAGAACTTGATGTGTCCCAGCCGGTCTTCAATATTGTTGCCAAACACCCAGAGATAGAGCAGGTTGCCCCCAATGTGAAAAAAGCCGCCGTGGAGGAACTGAGAGGAGAGTAGGGTAATCCACTCGTAGATCGGTGCCTGGAGCGCCCCCTGAAAACTCCCGGTCAGCTGGGCCGGCACCAGTGCCCAGGCGTCAAAGAAGCCGTCAATACCCTCTTGCGACAGACTGAGCTGAAACACAAATACGGCAATATTAATCCCGATCAATCCGTAGGTAACTACAGGGGTAATGGTGGTGGGGTTGTCATCATGAAGAGGAACCACGGCTGTACCTAAAACGTGACTTCATTCTAAAGACGCCCAGACAGTAAACGCCTAAACCGTTGGCAGAATTTCGAGGCGACCTGCACCGCCATTCAAGCGGGCCATCGCTCCGACTGGCAGAGCGGCATTATCGCCGTCGTGGCCAAAGGGTAAATTGGCCACCACTGGAATATTCAAATCGCCGAGGCGATCGCGCAGCACTTCGGCTACCGCAAAACTGGGCACGCCGTCGGGCGGCTCGCAACGGCTAAACCGCCCCAGAGCAATGCCTTTAACCTGAGAAAACTTGCCTGCTAGGCGCCAGTGGGTCAGCATGCGATCGATGCGGTAGGGGGCCTCGGTGACATCCTCAAAAGCCAAAATTGCGCCAGTGAGATCGGGCTCGTGGGCCGTGCCCAGCAGGTGGGTCGCCACCGTCAGATTAGCGGGCCACAGCCGGCCCTCCGCCATGCCCTGGCTCCAGCCTTCGCCATGCAGCGCGGGCAACCCGTGGCCCATCACCAAATTTTTAAGCCGCTGCTGCGACCACTCGGGCTCCGTCGCCAGGGTGGTCAGCAGCGGCCCGTGCACGCCAACTATCCCCTGCTTGCTCAAGCTCCACAGCAGGCTGGTGATGTCAGAAAAACCAATCAACCACTTGGGCGACATCGCTGGCCATTGCCAACCTTCCAACAGCCGAGTGCCCCCATAGCCCCCCCGAGCGCAGAGAATGCCTTTATAGGTAGGGTCTGCTAAGGCATTGCCCAGCTGGTGGCGACGGTTGTCATCTGACCCAGCTAGGTAACCCCACTGCTCCCTGGTGCCAGGGCTGATATCTACCCCAAATCCCCAGCTGCGCCAAACCTCTATGCCCTGGTTGAAGCTCTCTAACTCTCGTAGGGCACCGCTGGGGGCAATTACTCGCAGGCGATCGCCCGGCTTGAGCGGCGGCGGATAGCGCCATACCCTCGCCCCATCGGCAGCAATATCGTGACTCACCCCATGACTCCGTAGCTAACTCGCTATAATGCTTAACAAAGCGTTACAAAAGAGATCAATGCCTAACACCCCCAACCCATCTGAAACCCGCGAGTGGGGTTTCACCCGCGCCGCCGAAAGCCTCAACGGACGGATGGCCATGCTGGGCTTTGCCTTTGCTGTTGCGATCGAGGCCCTAAGCGGTCAGGGTGTGCTGCACTTTTTAAATCTAGTCTAGGCGCCCCGCAGGGAGAGACAAAGATAGGGACAGAAGCACTTCAGAAACGTCCTTATTGCCCTCTCCCGTCATTTACCTCACCGCTGCCCCAGACAACTCTCTTCCACCCCAAATCTACTCAAGGACACTGGCCAGCAGCGCTTTCTGAGCGTGCATCCGGTTCTCGGCCTGATCCCAAACCCGAGAGGCAGCGCCTTCCATCACCTCGTGGGTAATCTCTTCTCCCCGGTGGGCCGGCAGACAGTGCAACACGATCGCCTCTGGGCTAGCTTTTTCTAGCAGGGCATCGTTGACTTGGTAGGGCTGAAACACTGGTAAGCGCTGGCCCGCCTCAGATTCTTGGCCCATGCTGGCCCAGACATCGGTATAGAGCACCTGAGCATCTTTGACGGCGGCCTCAGGATCGGTGGTGATCAGCACGTAGCCATTGCCCTGCATCAGTTGGTTGGCCTGCTTCACAATTGCTGGGTCTGGCGCATAGCCCTCCGGCCCGGCGATATGCACGTTCATCCCCGCCATGGCACAGCCCAGCAGGAGAGAATGGGCGACGTTGTTGCCGTCACCTAGGTAGGTCAGGGTCAATCCCTGTAGGGCACCAAACTCTTCTTGAATAGTCAGCAGGTCGGCCAAGATCTGGCAGGGGTGCTCCAGATCGGTCAGGGCGTTGATCACGGGAATTGAGGCGTAATCGGCAAATTCTTGAATCTCGGCCTGGTCAAAGGTGCGAATGGCTACCACATCTAAGTAGCGATCGAGCACTCGGGCAGTATCACTGGTAGGCTCACCCCGGCTCACCTGGGTCACCCCAGAATGGAGATCGAGCACCTGTCCACCTAGCTGATACATGGCCACCGAAAAGCTGACGCGAGTGCGAGTCGACGCCTTGCGAAACAGGAGACCCAGCACCTTTTGAGGAAATTGAGGATGGTGTTTACCAGCCTTCAACTCAGCAGCAAAGGTCAAAAGCTCTAGCAGCTCATCAACACTCAGATCGCTCAGGCTTAGCAGGTCGCGCCCGCTCAGGGGTGGTGTGGACATGGGCAAGCATTCGTAAAAATAAGACACTAGCAGATTATGGGGAAGCCTCTCTCCGGTCTGTATCGACAGGGGCAAAAGATTGTCATCGGGGGCCTGCTGGGGTCGTTAAGGCGATCTCAGTACAGATGTGCCGCCCCCTCAAGTCTGCACTATGATTGGGGCATCGCATTTGCCGTGGTAGTTTCGCCCTTTAGCCGGAGTGTTCTAGGGACGATCTATCGCCTTTCATTTGCCACCTTGTTACCCCTGCACATTTATGATTAGCGCGGTTATTCCTCCTCAACCACAGGTGTTGCCCCAGGGGCCTCTGCTGCAGCCGCCCTCAGTGAAAGAACGGGCAGCGGCAGGATACTTTCGCGACATTGCCCTGTGGCTCAATCAACCCCTAACTCCTCACGGTATTTTTGTGCAGGTGCAAGCCGATCGCCCCGGCTGCCTACAGCTAGTGGTGGAATTTCGGCAGCCACCGGTTAAAGACCGGCTGCTGCGGTTTCTGTGTCACCGCGTGTGGCTGCTCAATTCAGAGCTAATCGAAGGGATTTGGGTGATTGCTCGCCCCTTAGGGCACCGCCGAGTGCTTTGGCAGCAGCGCGTCAAGATTGTCACCCCGGCCCTAAAGCGCCGCCAGAGCGAACTCAAGGCCCAGGCCCAGCGCCAGGCCGCATTGGCCATGCCACCCAAAATTCGGCCGCCGCGCCCAAGCCCGACTAAAACGCTGTCGCGGCAGCGTCTACAAACCCTACGTGCTTTTGTGTTGTCGGGGTCGGCGGTAGCAGCCTTCGTCATGGGCTGTCTGTTCGAAGTGATCGTCTCTGCGCCGTCGCCGTCACTACCTCAGTTTTCAGCCCAGACCGAGGTGCTGCCTGAGACGGAGTTAGATCAAGGTGCTCCAGTAGCCCCCACAGCCCTCAGGGATTCTGGCGAAGGCAGGCCTGTCTCTGCCCCCGCCAGAAATGCAGCCGGTGGCAATGGCAACCGCTCTACGGTGGTCGATACGGCCCTTGAGCCCGTGGGCGTAATCACCCATCAAGCTGTCACACCTGCTCCTGCCGATGACGTCACCCTGTTGTTTGGAGGCGACATTTCTTTGGAGGACATTGCTCCAGAAAGCCTTACGGCTCCTGGAGGATTCTTTGCTGACGTTGTCGAATATGGCCAAGCTGATTTGGCCCTGGTGAATTTGGCCACCCCTCTAGCGACGGCGGCCACCAACCTTCAGGAGGGGCTGCGGCAGCAGACCCGTACCGATGCCGTCGATTTGCTAGTGAATAGCGGCGTAGACGTTGTCAACCTCACCCACAGCAGCCTAATGGACTACGGGGCTGAGGGCCTTGACGAAACCCTCACCACTCTAGACAGCAAAGGGCTTTACCGCATTGGTGCCGGGCGCAACGCCCTCGAAGCCCGCCGCCCGGAGGTGCTCGATGTCAAGGGTAAGCGCATCGCCTATCTGAGCTATGCCATGGGGGGGAACAACGCAGCCCACGATACCGATGTGCTCAAAGAGCGCGCCGGGGCCAGCGACAAAGCGATCGCCAAGGAAGTGGAGACCTTTAAGACTGCCACAGCCTTTAAAGACAGGGCTGGGTTTAACGCGCAAAACATGCCCGAAATAGTTGCCGACATTCAAGCCCTGCGCGACGAGGTGGATTGGATTGTCGTGAACTTTCGCTGGGTTGACCACCTGGGCGAACAACCCAATTTCATGCAGACCAACCTGGCCCGCCTGGCAATTGATCAGGGTGCCGACGTGGTAGTGGGCTACCATCCCACCGTGATTCAGGGGGGTGAGATCTATAAGGGACGGCCCATTGCCTACTCCCTGGGCGACTTCGTATTTCGTCCTGACGAGCCCCTCGAGAACCAGGATTCAGCGGTGCTCAAAGTCGGGCTCAAAGACGATCAGATGCGGGTTGAGTTGGTGCCGGTGCGAGTACAAGACTCTCATCCCAAAACCCTCAGCGGCAAAGACAGTCAGCAGGTGCTCCAGCGCATCGAACAGGCATCATCGCAGTTTGACAAACCGCTCAAGTCACCCGTTGTGCTTGACCTTAAAACCCAGGAAGCACCGCCAGAAGCCGTCAGCGACCCCAGCAGCCCCTTTGTGTCACCCGATGCGGAGGACGTTCTGCCGGTGGAGCTGGAGGCCGAACCGGCGCCGGAGCCCAAAGACCAACTGGAGGACGAGACTGAGTTCAGGGACATCCTGCAAGATTCGGCTGATCCTGCCGAGGACTCGGATACCCCTGAGGCTCTTGAGGACAGCAGTGAGCCTACCAACGTAGAGCAGCCTGCACCGGCTCTAGAGATAGCACCAGAAACAGATCAATCCTCTCCTGCTGTGCCAGAATCCCTGGAGATGGAGGTTGAGTTTGAGGGCGACCTGGAAGAGTGGGGACCTAAGGTTTCACCAGAGCAGCAGGAGTTTAAGCCTGTGCCGCCCGAACGCAGCGGCGGCACTTCGCAAAGCGCTCGGGAGCCCGTTCAGAACGAGTCGCCTTCTGAGAGCCACCCCAGTGAGGTTCCAGTACCGTTGCCTCCCCCCATCCGGGTGAAGGTTGAGCCCGTTGCGACAGCACCGTTGGTTGCGCCCCAGCCCACCGTTCTGACGGATGATGCTGAGGTCGACGCCTGGTCCGATACCATACCCGAGACCCCAATTCCTACCGCAGGTGAATAACGCACCGCTGGCGACTTTATAGCTCTAGTAAAAAGCCCATAAACAGCTGTGGCCAAAGCGCTGGATGACAGAGAGCTGTGGTAACGTCTAGGCATTGTGCCCCTGAGGTGCCCTGTGTTTGCCGTTGCCTTAAAAGCAGATCCCCACTCCACCTATGTGCTGTCAGATACTGACACCGACACCCGGTTAGAACTGGTGCCCGATCGTGGCGGCATTGCCACCCGCTGGCAGGTAGAGGGGCAGGATATTTTTTATTTTGATGGCAATCGCTTCGCCAATCCTGAGCTATCGGTGCGGGGCGGTATTCCCATCCTGTTTCCCATCTGCGGCAATCTGCCCGACAACCAGTACGAGCTAGATGGTCAGACCTACAGCCTGAAGCAGCACGGCTTTGCCCGCGACTTGCCTTGGCAGATGACTCAGCAGGATGTGACTGAGTCGGCCAGCCTCACTCTAGAACTCGCCAGTAGCGAGGCCACCCTAGCGCAATATCCCTTTGCGTTCAAATTGGCCTTCACCTTTAAGCTGCGGGGTCACAGTCTAGAGTTGCAGCAGCAGTTCACCAACCTCTCGGCTCGGCCCATGCCTTTTTCTACCGGGCTGCACCCTTATTTTTTGGTAGAAGATAAATCCCAACTAGAGTTTGAAATTCCTTCAACAGAATTCCGCAACCACTCGACAGGCGGGGTTGAAACCTTTGGGGGCAGCTTTGACTTTGGCCAAGACGAAATTGACCTGGCTTTTCAGAACCTGACAGCTTCAGCCGCTACGGTCACTGACCACCACCTCAAGCGACGGCTCACCCTCTCCTGGAGTGGCGACTACACCAAGCTAGTGTTTTGGACAGTGAAAGGCAAAGACTACTACTGCCTGGAGCCCTGGACGGCCCCTCGAAATTCTCTCAACACGGGAGAAAACCTGTTGATCATAGAACCAGAACAGACTATAGAAACCAACGTGCGCATGGCGATCGCGTTTCTGTAGCTGGCTGAATCGCTAGCTTGCAGGCTGACAGGGTTGTCTACTTAATCTTAGGCTTCATACCTAAGCTTCCCTCGGCTCCAGCGATAGTGACAGGCAGAAATGCTATAAAATAGGCGATCCCCGCCACGGGCAGGAGGCAACAAGATCCGCTAAAATGTGCTTCTGCCTGGGGGTAACTACCCACCGGGAGAATTTTCCTGCATAGGCTGGCTCTATGACCCAACTCAATAACGGCATTACGCTATTTTTTAGCTTGCTGGTCGAGGCCATGCCCTTTCTATTGCTAGGGGTGATGTTTTCCAGCGTGCTGCTGCTGTTTGTCGATGAGCAAAAGCTGCTGGCGGTTATTCCTAAAAACGTGGTGCTAGCGGCGCTGGCAGGTAGCTTAATTGGCTTTCTGTTTCCGGTGTGTGAGTGCGGCAACATTCCTGTGGCTCGACGGCTGTTGACCAAGGGCGCGCCGACGGCGGTGGCGATTGGGTTTTTGCTAGCGGCCCCCACGGTGAACCCGGTGGTGTTCTGGGCCACTTGGATTGCCTTTCGCGACCAGCCCGAAATTGTATTTTTGCGAGTGGGCTTTACTCTGATTGTGGCGGTGACCATCGCCTTAATCTTTAGCGCCCAAGCCGATGTGCGGCCCTTTTTGCAGGACAGCCTCACCCGCATGATGGGGGAGCCTGAGCCTGCCACACCAGTCCCAGCGGAGGCGGAGGTTTCACCGCTGCTAAGGTCTGGCACCTTTTTAATGCAGTCACCAGGGCAGGTGCTACAGCTCGACGCTCCACCCGCCCAGGTGCTAGCTCAGGTAGCCGTTGCCGCGCCGCCCATGGTCACTCGACTGCGGATGATGGTTGACAACATGGTGCTAGAGCTGCGGGAGTTGGGAGCGGTGCTGGTGATCGGCAGTGCGATCGCCGCTTTTGTCCAAGTCGCCGTTCCCCGCGAGGTCATTTTAGGTTTGGGCCAGGGTCCCGTGACCTCGATTGTGGCGATGATGGCCCTGGCCTGGGTAGTGTCAATCTGCTCGACGGTCGATTCATTCTTTGCCCTGTCGTTTGCCTCCACCTTTACCAGCGGTTCCCTGCTGGCATTTTTGGTGTTTGGCCCCATGATCGACCTCAAAAACATCAGTCTGCTGCTGACGGTGTTTAAGGGGCGGGCCATTCTCTATCTGTTTGTGCTGGCAGCTCAGCTGGTATTCCTGCTGGCTCTGGTGATGAATCTCTACACCAGTTAAGGACGCCCCAAGCTGCTGGCTGGGTACAGCTAAGGATCAAGGTGTAACGAGTGAACCGTTTTTTTACGTTGCG
Encoded here:
- a CDS encoding response regulator transcription factor, whose amino-acid sequence is MAEAKILVVDDDPAIRNLIHRFLAKQNYEMESAEDGKKALAVFEQFTPDLVILDLNLPDTNGYDLCKEMQSRTGVFVLMLTSRTDESDKIRGFNEGADDYLTKPFSLGELEVRVGAILKRQRPVTAAEQQCLTFNSLAIDPVRREVMLNDEMVPLTALEFDLLHFLASHPGRVWRRAELIQKVWDYDYVGDQRVVDVHVGQIRKKIEKDTTQPALIQTVRGVGYKFEPPGTGEEAIAG
- a CDS encoding S66 peptidase family protein yields the protein MSHDIAADGARVWRYPPPLKPGDRLRVIAPSGALRELESFNQGIEVWRSWGFGVDISPGTREQWGYLAGSDDNRRHQLGNALADPTYKGILCARGGYGGTRLLEGWQWPAMSPKWLIGFSDITSLLWSLSKQGIVGVHGPLLTTLATEPEWSQQRLKNLVMGHGLPALHGEGWSQGMAEGRLWPANLTVATHLLGTAHEPDLTGAILAFEDVTEAPYRIDRMLTHWRLAGKFSQVKGIALGRFSRCEPPDGVPSFAVAEVLRDRLGDLNIPVVANLPFGHDGDNAALPVGAMARLNGGAGRLEILPTV
- a CDS encoding chlorophyll a/b-binding protein, coding for MPNTPNPSETREWGFTRAAESLNGRMAMLGFAFAVAIEALSGQGVLHFLNLV
- a CDS encoding rhomboid family intramembrane serine protease — translated: MVPLHDDNPTTITPVVTYGLIGINIAVFVFQLSLSQEGIDGFFDAWALVPAQLTGSFQGALQAPIYEWITLLSSQFLHGGFFHIGGNLLYLWVFGNNIEDRLGHIKFLIFYLGCGALAGLTQWIFDPSSALPTIGASGAIAGVMGAYILRFPRARIVTLIPLIIIFTTVRIPAVFFLGFWFVQQALFSIASLGSEAGSGGGVAYWAHSGGFVFGLILGPLLGLMGGKVRSPRR
- a CDS encoding aldose epimerase — its product is MFAVALKADPHSTYVLSDTDTDTRLELVPDRGGIATRWQVEGQDIFYFDGNRFANPELSVRGGIPILFPICGNLPDNQYELDGQTYSLKQHGFARDLPWQMTQQDVTESASLTLELASSEATLAQYPFAFKLAFTFKLRGHSLELQQQFTNLSARPMPFSTGLHPYFLVEDKSQLEFEIPSTEFRNHSTGGVETFGGSFDFGQDEIDLAFQNLTASAATVTDHHLKRRLTLSWSGDYTKLVFWTVKGKDYYCLEPWTAPRNSLNTGENLLIIEPEQTIETNVRMAIAFL
- a CDS encoding permease yields the protein MTQLNNGITLFFSLLVEAMPFLLLGVMFSSVLLLFVDEQKLLAVIPKNVVLAALAGSLIGFLFPVCECGNIPVARRLLTKGAPTAVAIGFLLAAPTVNPVVFWATWIAFRDQPEIVFLRVGFTLIVAVTIALIFSAQADVRPFLQDSLTRMMGEPEPATPVPAEAEVSPLLRSGTFLMQSPGQVLQLDAPPAQVLAQVAVAAPPMVTRLRMMVDNMVLELRELGAVLVIGSAIAAFVQVAVPREVILGLGQGPVTSIVAMMALAWVVSICSTVDSFFALSFASTFTSGSLLAFLVFGPMIDLKNISLLLTVFKGRAILYLFVLAAQLVFLLALVMNLYTS
- the argF gene encoding ornithine carbamoyltransferase, whose translation is MSTPPLSGRDLLSLSDLSVDELLELLTFAAELKAGKHHPQFPQKVLGLLFRKASTRTRVSFSVAMYQLGGQVLDLHSGVTQVSRGEPTSDTARVLDRYLDVVAIRTFDQAEIQEFADYASIPVINALTDLEHPCQILADLLTIQEEFGALQGLTLTYLGDGNNVAHSLLLGCAMAGMNVHIAGPEGYAPDPAIVKQANQLMQGNGYVLITTDPEAAVKDAQVLYTDVWASMGQESEAGQRLPVFQPYQVNDALLEKASPEAIVLHCLPAHRGEEITHEVMEGAASRVWDQAENRMHAQKALLASVLE
- a CDS encoding CapA family protein; the protein is MISAVIPPQPQVLPQGPLLQPPSVKERAAAGYFRDIALWLNQPLTPHGIFVQVQADRPGCLQLVVEFRQPPVKDRLLRFLCHRVWLLNSELIEGIWVIARPLGHRRVLWQQRVKIVTPALKRRQSELKAQAQRQAALAMPPKIRPPRPSPTKTLSRQRLQTLRAFVLSGSAVAAFVMGCLFEVIVSAPSPSLPQFSAQTEVLPETELDQGAPVAPTALRDSGEGRPVSAPARNAAGGNGNRSTVVDTALEPVGVITHQAVTPAPADDVTLLFGGDISLEDIAPESLTAPGGFFADVVEYGQADLALVNLATPLATAATNLQEGLRQQTRTDAVDLLVNSGVDVVNLTHSSLMDYGAEGLDETLTTLDSKGLYRIGAGRNALEARRPEVLDVKGKRIAYLSYAMGGNNAAHDTDVLKERAGASDKAIAKEVETFKTATAFKDRAGFNAQNMPEIVADIQALRDEVDWIVVNFRWVDHLGEQPNFMQTNLARLAIDQGADVVVGYHPTVIQGGEIYKGRPIAYSLGDFVFRPDEPLENQDSAVLKVGLKDDQMRVELVPVRVQDSHPKTLSGKDSQQVLQRIEQASSQFDKPLKSPVVLDLKTQEAPPEAVSDPSSPFVSPDAEDVLPVELEAEPAPEPKDQLEDETEFRDILQDSADPAEDSDTPEALEDSSEPTNVEQPAPALEIAPETDQSSPAVPESLEMEVEFEGDLEEWGPKVSPEQQEFKPVPPERSGGTSQSAREPVQNESPSESHPSEVPVPLPPPIRVKVEPVATAPLVAPQPTVLTDDAEVDAWSDTIPETPIPTAGE